The Kordia sp. SMS9 genome window below encodes:
- a CDS encoding bifunctional 2-polyprenyl-6-hydroxyphenol methylase/3-demethylubiquinol 3-O-methyltransferase UbiG, translating to MLFSTEVTSSKIISDNPLFQRTLKAYHLVAPHIHGNVLEIGCGEGYGVELLYKNADQLTLIDKSPYTAELINDKYPNTTIIQEKIPPLTQLKSNSFDVVVSFQVIEHIKEAGLYLEEIHRVLKPNGKAYISTPNALKTIARNPWHYKEYTFESLSTIIEKTFAKYRIEAICGNEKTDAYYEKNQKSVARFLRYDIFNLEHKIPAWLLQIPYEIANRMNRKKLLNKNPDLVNSITLEDYSLDKHSEATLDFFCTLLK from the coding sequence ATGTTATTTTCAACCGAAGTTACTTCTTCAAAAATTATTTCCGACAATCCGCTATTTCAACGTACGTTAAAAGCGTACCATTTGGTAGCACCACACATTCATGGAAACGTACTAGAAATTGGTTGTGGTGAAGGGTATGGTGTGGAATTATTGTATAAAAATGCGGATCAATTGACCTTGATTGACAAATCGCCCTACACAGCAGAACTGATTAATGATAAATATCCAAACACAACAATTATTCAAGAGAAAATTCCGCCATTAACGCAATTAAAATCAAATAGTTTTGATGTGGTGGTTTCTTTTCAAGTAATTGAACATATTAAAGAAGCTGGGTTGTATTTGGAAGAAATTCATCGTGTATTGAAACCGAATGGAAAAGCCTATATTTCTACACCAAACGCACTAAAAACCATTGCGCGAAATCCGTGGCATTATAAAGAATATACTTTTGAAAGTCTGTCTACTATCATTGAAAAAACCTTTGCAAAGTATCGTATAGAAGCCATTTGTGGCAATGAAAAAACAGATGCGTATTATGAAAAAAATCAAAAATCGGTCGCACGTTTTTTACGCTATGATATTTTCAACTTAGAACATAAAATTCCTGCATGGTTATTGCAAATTCCGTATGAAATTGCCAATCGGATGAATCGAAAAAAATTGCTCAACAAAAATCCTGATTTGGTCAATAGTATTACGTTGGAAGATTATTCATTAGACAAACATTCTGAAGCTACGCTAGATTTCTTTTGTACGCTTTTGAAATAG